AAAACCAAAAGTGTTGCTTAAGGCTGCATTTACTGTACGTTTTACTGATGAACCGAAAGTTAAATTCAAGTCAGAATCAATATTTTCATCATCTGTAAAGTGATTGATCGTTGGTGGGATCTCATCATTATGTACAGCTAGAATTGTAGCGATAGACTCAACTGCACCAGCAGCTCCAAGTAAGTGACCTGTCATTGATTTTGTAGAACTAATATTAAGCTTGTAAGCATGTTCTCCAAATACAGATTTGATTGCTTTAATTTCAGCAATATCGCCTAGAGGTGTTGATGTTCCATGAACGTTGATATAATCTACGTCTGTAGGTACTGCATCGTTAAAATCAGATAGTGTCTGCTTCATCACGTTAATGGCGCCCAACCCTTCTGGGTGAGGAGCAGTAATGTGATGTGCATCAGCAGTCATTCCACCACCAATTAACTCTGCATAAATCTTCGCACCACGCGCTAGAGCGTGATCTAATTCCTCAATAATTACGGCACCACTACCTTCACCCATAACGAAACCATCACGGTCTGCATCAAATGGACGAGAAGCTGTTTCAGGAGAATCATTTCTTAAAGAAAGCGCTTGCATAGCGTTAAATCCTCCAATTCCCGATTCTGTAATTGCCGCTTCAGCACCACCAGTTACCATTACGTCAGCTTTACCCAATCTAATAAGGTTAAAGGCATCAATCATAGCATGTGTAGAAGAAGCACAAGCAGAAACGGTTGCATAATTCGCTCCTCTAAAGCCATACTTGATAGAAATCTGGCCAGCAGCGATATCTGCAATCATTTTAGGAATAAAAAATGGATTTAGTTTTGGTTTAAAATCGGTCTTAGCCAAACCAACAACTTCATCCTGATAAGTTTCGATTCCACCAATACCTGAGGCAAAGATGACCCCAACTCGATCTAAATCGAGTTTTTCCGGGTCTAAATTTGCAT
This genomic interval from bacterium SCSIO 12643 contains the following:
- the fabF gene encoding beta-ketoacyl-ACP synthase II, with the translated sequence MELKRVVVTGLGAITPIGNNVPEYWNALVAGKSGGALITHFDTEHFKTKFACEVKDFDVDGYFDRREGRRMDKYAKFAHISSDEAIKDANLDPEKLDLDRVGVIFASGIGGIETYQDEVVGLAKTDFKPKLNPFFIPKMIADIAAGQISIKYGFRGANYATVSACASSTHAMIDAFNLIRLGKADVMVTGGAEAAITESGIGGFNAMQALSLRNDSPETASRPFDADRDGFVMGEGSGAVIIEELDHALARGAKIYAELIGGGMTADAHHITAPHPEGLGAINVMKQTLSDFNDAVPTDVDYINVHGTSTPLGDIAEIKAIKSVFGEHAYKLNISSTKSMTGHLLGAAGAVESIATILAVHNDEIPPTINHFTDDENIDSDLNLTFGSSVKRTVNAALSNTFGFGGHNASVLFRKYKG